In Deltaproteobacteria bacterium, a genomic segment contains:
- the fliM gene encoding flagellar motor switch protein FliM, whose amino-acid sequence MSETLSQDEVSALLRGLADGDVPAEEAVPEPGTTRDYDLLGEERIVGRRFQALDLVRERLVRRLKPSLAGVLGTPPEVEAKPLELIKFATFRNRLETPANLHLFTMAPLRGQALVVVSSNLAYGLVDKVFGGLGRVPTSGARRECSAIEMQTVQRVVALALADFADALASVHPIACAFTRSETNPISVAICAPTDQILLLPFHCDLGSGPTPLTFAIPFAMLEPIRTKLGEPEAAERGPDATWLAALRTVIEATDVTMSVELGIADLTAREILRLKVGDLVTIETRADDPLAVSVEGIRLLTGVPGVSRGNNAVRVVAKAA is encoded by the coding sequence ATGAGCGAGACCCTCTCCCAGGACGAAGTGAGCGCGTTGCTCCGCGGCCTCGCCGACGGCGACGTGCCCGCCGAAGAGGCGGTTCCCGAGCCCGGCACGACGCGGGACTACGACCTCCTCGGCGAGGAGCGCATCGTCGGTCGCCGCTTCCAGGCGCTCGACCTCGTGCGCGAGCGCCTGGTGCGCCGCCTGAAGCCCTCGCTCGCGGGGGTGCTCGGCACGCCGCCCGAGGTGGAGGCGAAGCCGCTCGAGCTCATCAAGTTCGCGACCTTCCGGAACCGACTGGAGACGCCCGCCAATCTCCACCTCTTCACGATGGCGCCGCTGCGCGGGCAGGCGCTGGTCGTCGTCTCGTCGAACCTCGCCTACGGCCTGGTGGACAAGGTGTTCGGCGGGCTCGGGCGCGTGCCGACGAGCGGGGCGCGCCGCGAGTGCTCGGCGATCGAGATGCAGACCGTGCAGCGGGTCGTCGCGCTGGCGCTCGCGGACTTCGCCGACGCGCTGGCCTCGGTCCATCCGATCGCCTGCGCGTTCACGCGCTCGGAGACCAACCCGATCTCGGTCGCGATCTGCGCGCCGACCGACCAGATCCTCCTGCTGCCGTTCCATTGCGATCTCGGCAGCGGGCCGACGCCGCTCACGTTCGCGATTCCGTTCGCGATGCTGGAGCCGATCCGCACGAAGCTCGGCGAGCCGGAAGCGGCGGAGCGCGGGCCGGACGCGACCTGGCTCGCGGCGCTGCGGACGGTGATCGAGGCGACCGACGTCACGATGAGCGTGGAGCTCGGCATCGCCGATCTCACCGCGCGCGAGATCCTGCGCCTCAAGGTGGGGGACCTCGTCACGATCGAGACCCGGGCCGACGACCCGCTCGCGGTGTCGGTGGAAGGCATCCGATTGCTCACCGGCGTGCCGGGGGTGAGTC